A genomic region of Runella rosea contains the following coding sequences:
- a CDS encoding sodium/sugar symporter has protein sequence MTLGLETLDYVIFLIYFVIVSSYGYWVYKHKGKQTADSKDFFLAEGSLTWWAIGASIIASNISAEQFIGMSGQAFQLGIAISVYELLGGVALIIVAVYFLPMYLNNKIYTMPQFLAKRYNERLATIMAVFWLFLYIFVNLTSIIYLGALSLEKMTGFAFMPCAIFLTTFAVIITLGGMKVIGYTDVIQVVCLIFGGLATTYLALDLLSDKVGTGSGVLEGLSLIREKADSHLHMIFTPGQYQVHDGRGGFIDAYNQLPGIMMFIIGGQWVNNLNYFGCNQYMTQRALGADINTARNGVLFAAFLKMMMPFIVVLPGLAAYVLFQENADASIVNGITQNGIVKPDNAYPVLLNLLPVGLKGLAFAALTAAIVASLAGKANSISTIYMLDIHNKFFNKNLTEKQTVWTGRVAIVVAFIIALMVSPLLANFGQAFEYIQVYTGYISPGILSIFLLGFFWKKATANGALAAAVLSIALSAVIENLYPAFPFLNRMGVVFWICSAVHVAISLSQSKGKNQPNAFEVRPEWFKVTPTFRYGAIAVVATFSLIYWIFW, from the coding sequence ATGACCCTTGGACTTGAAACCCTTGATTACGTTATCTTCCTCATTTATTTTGTGATTGTGTCGAGCTACGGCTATTGGGTATATAAACACAAAGGCAAACAGACCGCCGATTCCAAAGACTTTTTTCTAGCCGAAGGCTCTCTTACTTGGTGGGCTATCGGGGCTTCCATTATTGCTTCCAATATCTCGGCTGAGCAGTTTATTGGCATGAGCGGACAAGCCTTTCAGTTGGGCATTGCCATTTCGGTCTATGAATTGTTGGGCGGTGTAGCGCTCATTATCGTGGCCGTGTATTTTCTACCGATGTACCTCAACAACAAGATTTACACCATGCCGCAATTTCTCGCCAAACGCTACAATGAGCGGCTGGCGACGATTATGGCGGTGTTTTGGCTGTTTTTGTACATTTTCGTCAACCTTACGTCCATTATTTACCTTGGCGCTTTGAGTTTAGAAAAAATGACGGGCTTCGCCTTCATGCCCTGCGCTATCTTCTTGACTACGTTTGCCGTCATCATCACCCTTGGCGGGATGAAAGTAATCGGCTATACCGACGTGATTCAGGTGGTTTGTTTGATTTTCGGTGGTTTGGCTACCACGTATCTGGCCTTGGATTTACTTTCCGACAAAGTCGGTACAGGTTCGGGGGTGTTGGAAGGATTGAGCCTGATTCGAGAAAAAGCCGACAGTCACCTGCACATGATTTTTACGCCCGGTCAGTACCAAGTTCACGACGGACGTGGTGGGTTTATCGACGCCTACAATCAGTTGCCGGGTATCATGATGTTTATCATCGGCGGGCAGTGGGTCAACAACCTAAACTACTTTGGCTGTAACCAATACATGACCCAACGCGCGCTTGGCGCTGACATCAATACGGCCCGTAATGGTGTACTGTTTGCGGCATTTCTGAAAATGATGATGCCGTTTATCGTGGTTTTGCCCGGTTTGGCGGCTTACGTGTTGTTTCAAGAAAATGCCGATGCGTCGATTGTCAACGGCATTACCCAAAACGGTATTGTGAAGCCCGATAATGCGTACCCAGTATTGCTGAATTTACTCCCAGTAGGCTTAAAAGGCTTGGCTTTCGCGGCCCTGACGGCGGCGATTGTAGCGAGTTTAGCAGGAAAAGCCAACAGTATATCGACCATTTACATGCTTGATATTCACAATAAATTTTTCAACAAAAACCTAACCGAAAAACAAACCGTTTGGACTGGGCGCGTGGCCATTGTCGTGGCCTTTATCATTGCGCTGATGGTGAGTCCATTATTAGCCAATTTCGGACAGGCATTTGAGTATATTCAGGTGTACACGGGCTACATTTCGCCGGGGATTTTGAGTATTTTCTTATTGGGCTTCTTCTGGAAAAAAGCGACCGCCAACGGTGCTTTGGCGGCGGCGGTGTTGAGTATTGCGTTGTCGGCGGTGATTGAAAATTTGTATCCTGCCTTCCCGTTCCTCAACCGCATGGGCGTGGTATTTTGGATTTGTTCGGCCGTACACGTAGCCATAAGCTTGTCGCAATCCAAAGGTAAAAATCAACCTAACGCCTTTGAGGTGCGCCCCGAATGGTTCAAAGTCACGCCTACATTCCGCTACGGTGCCATTGCGGTAGTGGCTACGTTTAGTTTGATTTACTGGATTTTCTGGTAG
- a CDS encoding L-ribulose-5-phosphate 4-epimerase, whose protein sequence is MYKSLQQECYEANMQLPKLGLVLFTFGNVSAVDREKAVFAIKPSGVPYESLKPEDIVIMDYDAKVVEGKMRPSSDTKTHALLYKTWEDIGGITHTHSTYAVAWAQAGIDIPIFGTTHADHTHQDIPCAPVLSDEMIQGDYEYETGNQIFGVFDARKLSHKEMEMVLLQNHGPFTWGKTAEKSVYNAAVLEEVARMAYLTLQINPHTPRIKDTLRMKHFERKHGKNAYYGQGC, encoded by the coding sequence ATGTATAAATCATTACAACAAGAATGCTACGAAGCCAATATGCAGCTGCCCAAGTTGGGATTGGTGCTGTTTACGTTTGGTAATGTCAGCGCCGTGGATAGAGAGAAGGCCGTTTTTGCCATCAAGCCTAGCGGCGTGCCGTATGAATCACTGAAGCCCGAAGATATCGTCATCATGGATTACGATGCCAAGGTGGTGGAAGGGAAAATGCGTCCTTCTTCGGATACCAAAACCCACGCGTTGCTCTACAAGACTTGGGAAGACATTGGTGGTATCACGCACACGCACAGCACCTACGCCGTAGCCTGGGCGCAGGCAGGAATTGATATTCCTATCTTCGGCACTACCCACGCTGACCATACGCACCAAGACATTCCGTGTGCGCCCGTATTGTCGGACGAAATGATTCAGGGGGATTATGAGTACGAAACGGGAAATCAAATCTTTGGTGTATTTGACGCCCGTAAATTGTCGCACAAGGAAATGGAAATGGTACTGCTGCAAAATCACGGGCCTTTTACGTGGGGTAAGACCGCCGAGAAGTCGGTGTACAACGCGGCGGTACTGGAAGAAGTGGCCCGTATGGCGTACCTGACGCTGCAAATCAATCCCCATACGCCACGCATTAAAGACACGTTGCGTATGAAACATTTTGAACGCAAACACGGCAAAAATGCCTATTACGGGCAAGGATGTTAA
- a CDS encoding alpha-N-arabinofuranosidase: MRHFLKSAGIIFLLTSSTVFAQNKVTLSGDLGKHTINRHIYGHFAEHLGKCIYGGFYVGENNTKIPNKDGVRMDVVEALKKMKIPNLRWPGGCFADTYQWKDGIGPKANRPKIVNVWWGNVTEDNSFGTHDFLNMCELIGTEPYLAGNVGSGTVKDLSDWVQYVNFKGVSPMSDLRAKNGRENPWKVRYWGVGNEAWGCGGNMKPDYYANIYRQYATFMNASFENNERLFRIASGASDNDYNWTETLMREIPHNMLEGIAMHHYSVIDWKHKGPSTTFTEELYFKTMKEALLMDELVKRHSTIMDKYDPAKKVALVVDEWGGWYDVEPGTNPGFLFQQNTMRDAVLAGATLNIFHKYCERVRMANLAQVVNVLQSVILTNEEKMILTPTYHVLEMYNVHQDATMLPVEVQSNDYTFGNEKLPAISVSASRDKNGAVHVSLVNIDPNKAQDITINVTGVNASGVTGRILTSGKVQDYNTFENPGKIQPAVFGGASLKNNVLTVKLPPVSVVVLELK; encoded by the coding sequence ATGAGACATTTTCTAAAAAGCGCAGGTATCATTTTCCTGCTGACGTCAAGCACGGTCTTTGCCCAAAACAAAGTAACCTTAAGTGGTGATCTGGGAAAACATACCATCAATCGGCATATCTACGGGCATTTTGCCGAACACCTTGGTAAGTGCATCTACGGGGGTTTTTATGTAGGAGAAAATAACACAAAAATTCCGAACAAAGATGGAGTTCGTATGGATGTGGTCGAAGCGTTGAAAAAGATGAAAATTCCCAATCTTCGTTGGCCGGGAGGCTGTTTTGCCGATACCTACCAATGGAAAGACGGCATTGGCCCCAAAGCCAATCGCCCTAAAATCGTAAATGTGTGGTGGGGAAATGTGACGGAAGACAACAGTTTTGGTACGCACGATTTTCTGAATATGTGCGAGTTGATTGGTACAGAGCCTTATTTGGCAGGAAACGTAGGTAGTGGAACGGTAAAGGATTTATCAGATTGGGTACAGTATGTCAATTTCAAAGGCGTGAGTCCAATGTCTGATTTACGGGCAAAAAATGGCCGCGAAAACCCGTGGAAAGTACGCTATTGGGGCGTTGGAAACGAAGCCTGGGGCTGCGGCGGCAACATGAAACCCGATTACTACGCCAATATTTACCGTCAGTACGCTACCTTTATGAATGCGTCGTTTGAAAACAACGAACGTCTGTTTAGGATTGCTTCGGGAGCTAGTGACAACGACTATAATTGGACAGAAACGCTTATGCGGGAGATTCCGCACAATATGCTTGAAGGAATAGCGATGCACCATTATTCGGTGATTGACTGGAAGCACAAAGGCCCTTCTACTACGTTCACTGAAGAGTTGTATTTCAAAACCATGAAAGAAGCGCTCTTGATGGATGAGCTTGTTAAACGTCACAGCACCATCATGGACAAATATGACCCTGCGAAGAAAGTAGCGTTGGTCGTCGATGAATGGGGTGGTTGGTATGATGTGGAGCCAGGCACCAATCCAGGCTTTTTGTTCCAGCAAAATACCATGCGCGATGCCGTTTTGGCAGGGGCTACACTCAATATTTTCCATAAATATTGCGAACGTGTTCGTATGGCCAATTTGGCCCAGGTTGTCAATGTACTGCAATCGGTGATTTTGACCAACGAAGAAAAAATGATTTTGACCCCGACCTATCACGTATTGGAAATGTACAACGTCCATCAAGACGCGACGATGTTGCCCGTGGAGGTTCAGTCAAATGATTACACGTTTGGCAATGAAAAATTACCCGCGATTTCGGTTTCTGCATCACGCGATAAAAATGGTGCAGTTCATGTCTCATTGGTCAACATTGACCCGAATAAAGCGCAGGATATTACCATCAATGTCACAGGGGTAAATGCCTCGGGCGTAACAGGCCGTATCTTGACCTCGGGCAAAGTGCAGGACTACAATACCTTTGAAAACCCCGGTAAAATTCAACCAGCGGTATTTGGAGGAGCAAGCCTGAAAAACAATGTGTTGACGGTCAAATTGCCACCCGTATCGGTGGTTGTGTTGGAGTTAAAATAG
- the araA gene encoding L-arabinose isomerase, with amino-acid sequence MLKKFEVWFVTGSQHLYGEETLRQVDEHSQIIADSLNDSPQIPVRVVFKPVVKTPDEIYAICQEANVAPNCVGIVAWMHTFSPAKMWIRGLNCLQKPLLHLHTQFNRDIPFNDIDMDFMNLNQSAHGDREFGFIMSRMRLSRKVVVGHWQQADVLQKINVWSRVAAAKYEMQTMKVVRFGDNMRQVAVTDGDKVAAEMTFGFSVNTHGVGDLVKYINQISEADIFTLMQEYEDTYELMDSLRNGGFMRQSLVEAARIELGLKAFLEEGDFAAYTNTFEDLHGMRQLPGIGSQRMMAAGYGYGGEGDWKTSAMVRALKVMASGMEGGNSFMEDYTYHFDPANPMVLGSHMLEICPSIAQGAVKCEVHPLGIGGKEDPVRLVFNAAPGPALNVSLIDMGNRFRLLVNEVEAVEVTETFPKLPTARALWKPQPSMEVGLQAWILAGGAHHTVYSQNLTTEYLEDFAEMFGVELVVIDKNTSIRQLKNELRWSDATFK; translated from the coding sequence ATGCTTAAAAAATTTGAAGTCTGGTTTGTTACGGGCAGCCAGCATTTGTACGGTGAAGAAACACTTCGCCAAGTGGATGAACACTCCCAAATTATTGCTGATTCGTTGAACGATTCTCCGCAAATTCCGGTGCGGGTGGTGTTTAAACCTGTGGTTAAAACACCCGACGAAATCTACGCGATTTGTCAGGAAGCCAACGTGGCCCCCAATTGCGTCGGAATTGTGGCATGGATGCATACGTTTTCGCCCGCCAAAATGTGGATTCGGGGCCTGAATTGTCTCCAAAAACCACTGTTGCACCTTCATACGCAGTTCAACCGTGATATTCCATTCAACGACATTGATATGGACTTCATGAATCTCAACCAATCGGCACACGGCGACCGGGAGTTTGGGTTCATCATGTCGCGGATGCGCTTGAGTCGTAAAGTAGTGGTAGGACACTGGCAACAGGCTGATGTACTCCAAAAAATCAACGTCTGGAGTAGGGTAGCGGCGGCCAAGTACGAAATGCAAACCATGAAAGTGGTGCGTTTTGGCGATAATATGCGGCAAGTAGCAGTTACCGACGGCGACAAAGTAGCGGCTGAAATGACCTTTGGGTTTTCGGTCAATACCCACGGCGTCGGGGATTTGGTGAAGTACATCAACCAAATTTCGGAAGCCGATATTTTTACGTTGATGCAGGAATATGAAGATACTTACGAGCTGATGGATTCACTGCGCAACGGCGGTTTTATGCGTCAGTCGTTGGTAGAAGCAGCACGAATTGAGTTAGGATTGAAAGCATTTTTGGAAGAGGGCGATTTTGCTGCCTATACCAATACCTTCGAAGATTTGCACGGAATGCGCCAGCTCCCGGGCATCGGCTCGCAGCGTATGATGGCAGCGGGCTACGGCTACGGCGGCGAAGGTGACTGGAAAACGTCGGCGATGGTGCGTGCGCTGAAAGTGATGGCGAGCGGTATGGAAGGCGGCAACTCGTTCATGGAAGATTATACCTACCATTTTGACCCCGCCAATCCGATGGTACTCGGCTCGCACATGCTCGAAATCTGCCCGTCGATTGCGCAGGGAGCCGTAAAATGTGAAGTCCATCCGCTTGGCATTGGTGGTAAAGAAGACCCCGTTAGATTAGTATTTAATGCTGCACCTGGACCGGCGCTCAATGTGTCGCTGATTGACATGGGCAACCGTTTTCGTTTGTTGGTCAACGAAGTAGAAGCCGTTGAAGTCACCGAAACGTTTCCCAAACTTCCCACGGCAAGGGCACTTTGGAAACCACAGCCAAGCATGGAAGTCGGTTTGCAGGCTTGGATTTTGGCAGGCGGCGCCCACCACACCGTATACAGCCAAAACCTGACGACTGAATACCTCGAAGATTTTGCAGAGATGTTTGGCGTAGAATTGGTGGTGATTGATAAAAACACCAGTATTCGGCAGTTGAAGAATGAGTTGCGTTGGAGTGATGCAACGTTTAAATAA
- a CDS encoding ribulokinase yields MQNQYVIGVDYGTDSVRALVVNAHTGAAVGTHVFEYPRWKKGLYCAPEISQFRQHPLDYLEGLEESIKGALAGVPEEVRQNVKGISVDTTGSTPVAVDENGTPLALLPEFSENPHGMFILWKDHTANAEAEEINQLAHHWDVDYTKYVGGIYSSEWYWAKIMRTIRVDSQVRTRAFSWVEHCDWISAVLTGDTNPLTLKRSRCAAGHKAMWNEEFQGLPSEEFLVELDPQLAGLRQRLFKDTYTSDEAMGTISAEWATKLGIPADVVIGVGAFDAHMGAVGAEIDPYTFVRVMGTSTCDMIIAPNEEIGHLLIRGICGQVDGSIIPGMLGMEAGQSAFGDLYAWFQQVIVEPVKALLGEEAAAELRKKLIPYLSEQAAKLPVTENDVVALDWINGRRTPDANHTLKATISGMNLSTDAVKIFKALVEATAFGSRAIVDRFYQEGVAIKKVIGIGGVAKKSPFVMQTLADVLNMPIKVASSDQACALGAAMCASVAARIHPDMKAAQEAMGSGFDAEYHPNADKVAVYQSLYQKYQSLGNYIEQYA; encoded by the coding sequence ATGCAGAATCAGTACGTTATTGGAGTAGATTATGGGACCGATTCGGTTCGGGCTTTGGTTGTCAATGCTCATACGGGGGCGGCCGTTGGGACGCACGTTTTTGAATATCCACGCTGGAAAAAAGGTCTTTACTGCGCGCCCGAAATTTCACAATTTCGCCAGCATCCACTCGACTATTTGGAAGGATTGGAAGAATCTATCAAAGGGGCGTTGGCGGGTGTGCCAGAGGAAGTGCGCCAAAATGTCAAAGGAATTTCGGTGGACACAACGGGTTCTACGCCCGTGGCGGTCGATGAAAATGGCACACCGCTCGCGCTGTTACCTGAGTTCTCGGAAAATCCCCACGGAATGTTTATTCTCTGGAAAGACCACACAGCCAACGCCGAGGCCGAAGAAATCAACCAATTGGCGCACCACTGGGATGTGGATTATACCAAATACGTCGGAGGGATTTATTCTTCTGAATGGTATTGGGCTAAGATAATGCGGACGATTCGCGTCGATAGCCAAGTGCGGACGCGGGCGTTTTCGTGGGTGGAGCATTGCGACTGGATTTCGGCGGTCTTGACGGGAGATACCAACCCGCTGACGTTGAAACGCTCACGCTGTGCGGCGGGCCACAAAGCCATGTGGAATGAGGAATTTCAGGGGTTGCCTTCTGAGGAGTTTTTGGTAGAATTAGACCCTCAATTGGCGGGTTTACGCCAACGCTTATTTAAAGATACGTACACGTCTGACGAAGCGATGGGGACAATTTCGGCCGAGTGGGCCACCAAATTGGGCATCCCTGCCGACGTCGTGATTGGCGTTGGAGCTTTTGATGCGCACATGGGGGCGGTGGGGGCCGAGATTGACCCGTACACCTTCGTGCGGGTGATGGGAACATCTACATGCGACATGATTATTGCACCCAATGAAGAAATCGGTCATTTGCTGATTCGGGGTATTTGCGGTCAGGTCGACGGCTCCATCATCCCTGGGATGCTGGGCATGGAAGCGGGCCAATCGGCCTTCGGAGATTTGTACGCATGGTTTCAGCAAGTGATTGTCGAGCCGGTCAAAGCGTTGTTGGGAGAGGAGGCCGCCGCAGAATTACGCAAAAAATTAATCCCTTATTTATCAGAACAGGCGGCCAAACTACCCGTCACCGAAAATGATGTAGTGGCGTTGGATTGGATTAACGGCCGCCGTACGCCCGATGCAAATCACACCTTGAAAGCCACGATTTCGGGGATGAATTTGAGTACTGATGCCGTTAAAATCTTCAAGGCGTTGGTAGAAGCCACTGCCTTTGGCTCAAGGGCGATTGTGGACCGTTTTTATCAAGAAGGCGTTGCCATCAAAAAAGTGATTGGGATTGGCGGTGTAGCCAAAAAATCACCTTTTGTGATGCAAACGCTGGCCGATGTGCTCAATATGCCCATCAAAGTGGCAAGTTCAGACCAAGCCTGTGCCTTAGGAGCGGCCATGTGTGCGTCGGTAGCGGCGAGAATTCATCCCGACATGAAAGCCGCGCAAGAAGCCATGGGGTCAGGTTTTGATGCCGAATACCATCCAAATGCAGATAAAGTGGCGGTTTATCAAAGTTTATATCAGAAATATCAAAGTTTAGGAAACTATATAGAACAATATGCTTAA
- a CDS encoding NUDIX hydrolase, which translates to MKNYAHSTRLLVAIDCIIFGFDGEELKLLLIKRRFEPEKGKWSLMGGFVNEEEDLEVGAERILHELTGLHNIYVEQLQTFGKVDRDPVERTLSVVFFALINIHNHDEESVKSHSACWISLKQMPKLIFDHEKMVQIALERLRYKAALHPIGFELLPEQFTIPQLQKLYEAIYDLKLDRRNFSRKILSTGLLLDTGEKNANSATKKAVLYRLNKEKYESNFNNFWYFMPVTT; encoded by the coding sequence ATGAAAAACTACGCCCACTCCACTCGACTTTTGGTGGCCATTGATTGCATCATCTTCGGTTTTGATGGAGAAGAGCTTAAATTATTGTTGATTAAGCGGCGTTTTGAGCCCGAAAAAGGCAAGTGGTCGTTGATGGGAGGATTTGTAAATGAAGAGGAAGATTTGGAGGTGGGAGCCGAACGAATTTTGCATGAATTGACGGGGCTGCACAACATTTACGTAGAGCAATTGCAGACGTTTGGTAAAGTAGACCGTGACCCCGTAGAGCGGACCCTCTCGGTTGTTTTCTTTGCGCTCATCAACATTCATAACCACGATGAGGAATCCGTAAAGTCGCATAGTGCATGTTGGATTAGCCTGAAGCAGATGCCGAAGTTGATTTTTGACCATGAAAAAATGGTTCAAATCGCCCTCGAACGCCTACGCTATAAAGCCGCGTTGCATCCGATTGGATTTGAGTTGTTGCCCGAACAATTTACCATTCCTCAATTACAAAAACTGTACGAAGCCATTTATGATTTGAAACTCGACCGCCGCAATTTCAGTCGCAAGATTCTATCGACGGGACTGTTGTTGGATACGGGTGAGAAAAACGCCAACTCGGCTACCAAAAAGGCGGTTTTGTATCGTTTGAACAAAGAAAAATACGAAAGTAACTTTAATAATTTTTGGTACTTCATGCCAGTAACCACCTAG
- a CDS encoding sulfite exporter TauE/SafE family protein, with amino-acid sequence MDIFIASLAALLAGFVDSIVGGGGLVQVPALFILFPHFSVSQVIGTNRFASFMGTSVAGYQYARKVEVPWRVVLITAAGTAVMSFLGATIASHLKAEVLKPIILFLMAAIAIYSYSNKTLGHHENLPVSIVRLQWYALLIGMATGFYNGFVGPGTGSLLVFGFVSVIGYQFLRASAVAKIINVVADIASLVFFIWKGYVEFDIALPMMACNIMGSYLGSRLAILRGNAFIRNIFLVVIFALILRFGYDVVRLF; translated from the coding sequence TTGGATATTTTTATCGCTTCTTTAGCCGCCTTGTTGGCTGGTTTTGTAGATTCTATTGTGGGCGGCGGCGGCTTGGTGCAGGTCCCCGCGCTTTTTATTTTGTTCCCTCACTTTTCTGTTTCGCAAGTGATTGGTACCAACCGTTTTGCCTCGTTTATGGGCACCAGCGTGGCGGGGTATCAATACGCCCGAAAAGTAGAGGTTCCTTGGCGGGTGGTGCTCATTACCGCGGCGGGTACAGCTGTGATGTCGTTTTTGGGGGCAACCATTGCCAGTCACCTGAAGGCGGAGGTTTTGAAGCCAATTATTTTGTTTTTGATGGCAGCCATCGCGATTTATTCTTATTCCAACAAAACCTTGGGGCATCACGAAAATTTGCCAGTATCTATCGTTCGTCTACAATGGTACGCGCTGCTGATTGGGATGGCGACGGGTTTTTACAACGGGTTTGTGGGGCCTGGCACGGGCAGTTTGTTGGTTTTTGGGTTTGTGAGCGTGATTGGGTATCAATTTCTGCGGGCATCGGCGGTGGCTAAAATCATCAATGTGGTGGCAGATATTGCTTCGCTGGTGTTTTTTATATGGAAAGGATACGTTGAATTTGACATTGCCCTGCCCATGATGGCATGCAATATCATGGGTTCCTATTTGGGCAGCCGTTTGGCTATTTTGCGGGGTAATGCCTTTATCCGTAACATTTTTTTAGTCGTTATTTTCGCCCTAATTCTACGTTTTGGGTACGACGTAGTGAGGCTTTTTTGA
- a CDS encoding MarC family protein has product MYSVNFKEVLSVTLILFSVIDILGSIPVIIDLRKKAGAINARRATLVSGGMMIAFLYLGKEILKLFGVDVASFAVAGALILFLIGLEMILGRNIFKHDAVHSNATSIVPIAFPMIAGAGTMTTILSLKAAYQEINIIIAILINLIFIYLVLRSSAWIEGQLGVAGTDVLRKIFGLILIAIAIKLFRSSI; this is encoded by the coding sequence ATGTACTCCGTCAATTTCAAAGAGGTTCTTTCCGTCACGTTGATTTTATTTTCGGTCATTGATATTCTGGGTTCCATCCCTGTCATTATCGACCTCCGAAAAAAAGCGGGAGCCATCAACGCCCGTCGCGCCACGTTGGTTTCCGGCGGAATGATGATTGCGTTTTTGTATTTGGGGAAAGAAATCCTGAAACTATTTGGCGTTGATGTGGCGTCGTTTGCCGTAGCGGGGGCGTTGATATTGTTTTTGATTGGACTAGAAATGATTTTGGGGCGCAATATTTTCAAGCACGATGCCGTACACAGCAACGCTACGTCCATTGTTCCGATTGCGTTTCCGATGATTGCGGGGGCAGGAACGATGACCACGATTTTGTCACTGAAAGCGGCTTATCAGGAAATCAATATCATCATTGCTATTCTTATCAACCTGATTTTTATTTATTTGGTACTGCGCTCATCGGCTTGGATTGAAGGGCAGCTGGGTGTGGCGGGCACCGATGTTTTGCGCAAGATTTTTGGGCTGATTCTAATTGCCATTGCCATCAAACTGTTCCGTAGTTCTATATAG
- a CDS encoding PadR family transcriptional regulator gives MNIENAQVQMRKGILEFCIMHIISRGEVYASDMLDELTSAKIMVVEGTLYPLLTRLKNSGLLDYKWVESSSGPPRKYYILTDMGKQFLEEMQKTWIELSDSVHTIVLKTQDLGAKNEQQPTN, from the coding sequence ATGAATATTGAGAACGCTCAAGTGCAAATGCGAAAAGGAATCCTGGAATTCTGCATTATGCACATCATCTCTCGGGGCGAAGTATACGCCTCCGATATGCTCGATGAACTGACCTCCGCCAAGATTATGGTCGTAGAAGGCACGCTTTATCCGCTCCTGACCCGGCTAAAAAACTCGGGCCTGCTCGATTATAAATGGGTAGAATCCTCCTCTGGCCCCCCGCGTAAGTATTATATACTGACTGATATGGGCAAACAGTTTCTGGAAGAAATGCAAAAAACCTGGATTGAGCTTTCTGACTCTGTTCATACGATTGTGTTGAAAACACAGGATTTAGGAGCAAAGAATGAGCAACAGCCAACCAACTAA